In Carassius gibelio isolate Cgi1373 ecotype wild population from Czech Republic chromosome B4, carGib1.2-hapl.c, whole genome shotgun sequence, one DNA window encodes the following:
- the LOC127955900 gene encoding transcription factor E2F7 isoform X1: protein MEMKCLTLKDLLSVRTLVNKSETGNINEQKENICMDRRKMTPLKCEPVNGHKRVSSPDITHMTPNKHTERIHPDPWTPTANLKMLISAASPDIRDRDMKKTLFRPLENEEKAIEEDEEEELDDSCQYEASDDSERRPSRKQKSLGLLCQKFLALYPDYPETSEGINISLDEVASRLSVERRRIYDIVNVLESLMLVSRVAKNLYVWHGRSALPQTLQDLHQTGREQGYHLQMDQREGSSPCAAHHMQNTHANVSSSRRKDKSLRIMSQKFVMLFLVSKTQTVTLDTAAKILIEEGQDESSHSKYKTKVRRLYDIANVLTSLNLIKKLQVREEKSRKPVFKWIGPSDFHSSSDSDDLRVSAVQISTVGERREKMMRHSSFQVIPAPPVNQRRISSAPSTPHRPSTGEPVDYSRKRENTSAVCQLRFGDSVPASGSPVVLSPGLASLAVPLQMDVPYTSHPVSAQFAPHPLAFLPGLPQTPLLMVYGGHVPDAVGQKSPVSGHREEHLKKRERQVEEEDDQAAKRSKRSASIESETGETESLRRSPVCSRDGSPWDEASFGPTNEEDAGVLSSHYLYVPNTAGLNGLNFLMPAGHTQGGVPAVAMPYFLVHSPLIAGASPTSGAEGAASSGLSFSVPTVLSPARFVMAGGAFGVVETLNSPEHHGHRLPAATLSPEGPRAQESPEPAQTQTPVTPKEAAGGSKSFFETPGAFGCLSTPPAARKRGSAQRRLDIERASVD, encoded by the exons atGGAGATGAAGTGTTTAACGTTAAAGGATTTGCTTAGTGTGAGGACACTAGTTAATAAGAGTGAAACTGGCAACATCAATGAGCAGAAA GAGAACATCTGCATGGACCGAAGGAAAATGACCCCACTGAAGTGTGAGCCTGTGAATGGACATAAGAGAGTTTCCAGCCCAGATATCACCCATATGACCCCCAATAAACACACAGAGAGGATCCATCCGGACCCCTGGACCCCGACAGCCAACCTGAAGATGCTGATCAGCGCCGCCAGCCCAGATATCCGTGACAGAGACATGAAGAAAACCCTCTTCAGACCCCTTGAGAATGAAGAGAAGGCTatagaggaggatgaagaggaagaACTCGACGACTCGTGTCAG TATGAAGCGTCAGATGATTCTGAGAGGAGGCCCAGCCGTAAACAGAAGAGTTTGGGGCTTTTGTGTCAAAAATTTCTGGCCTTGTACCCTGATTACCCAGAAACCTCTGAAGGCATTAATATTTCTCTGGATGAGGTGGCCTCACGCTTGA GCGTTGAGAGGCGACGCATTTACGACATTGTGAACGTGCTGGAGTCTCTGATGCTGGTGAGCAGAGTGGCAAAGAACCTGTACGTGTGGCACGGACGCTCAGCTCTGCCACAGACCCTGCAGGATCTCCATCAGACGGGACGTGAGCAGGGCTACCATCTGCAGATGGACCAGAGAGAAGGAAGCAGCCCGTGTGCCGCCCACCACATGCAAAACACACACG CGAACGTCTCGTCCAGTAGACGAAAGGATAAATCGCTCCGTATCATGAGCCAGAAGTTTGTCATGCTGTTTCTGGTGTCCAAAACACAGACCGTTACCCTCGACACAGCTGCTAAGATCCTGATCGAAGAGGGCCAGGATGAGTCCAGCCACAGCAAATATAAAA ctAAGGTGAGACGTTTGTATGATATCGCGAATGTCCTGACCAGCCTGAATCTGATCAAGAAACTTCAAGTGCGAGAGGAAAAGAGTCGTAAACCTGTCTTCAAATGGATCGGACCCTCCGATTTCCACAGCAGCAGCG ATTCAGATGATTTGAGAGTCTCAGCGGTTCAGATCAGCACCGTCGGGGAACGACGGGAGAAGATGATGCGTCACTCCTCCTTTCAGGTCATTCCTGCACCTCCTGTCAATCAGAGGCGGATAAGCTCCGCCCCCAGCACGCCTCACAGACCTTCTACGG gcGAGCCGGTGGATTATTCTAGGAAGAGGGAGAACACCAGCGCAGTGTGTCAGCTGCGGTTTGGAGACAG TGTCCCGGCGAGTGGAAGTCCTGTAGTGTTGTCCCCTGGACTGGCATCACTAGCAGTCCCTCTTCAGATGGACGTCCCGTATACATCACATCCTGTTTCTGCCCAGTTCGCTCCTCACCCGTTAGCGTTCCTGCCCGGTCTGCCACAGACGCCCCTGCTCATGGTGTACGGCGGACACGTCCCAGACGCCGTCGGCCAGAAGTCACCCGTCTCAGGCCACAGGGAAGAACAtctgaagaagagagagagacaagtgGAAGAGGAGGATGATCAGGCAGCTAAACGAAGCAAACGCTCTGCTTCCATAGAAAGTGAAACG GGTGAGACTGAGAGTCTGAGAAGGTCTCCAGTCTGCTCTCGAGATGGTTCTCCGTGGGACGAGGCCTCGTTTGGGCCGACGAATGAGGAAGATGCAGGAGTGCTGTCCTCTCATTACCTCTATGTTCCCAACACAGCAG GTCTGAACGGTTTGAACTTCCTCATGCCGGCGGGACACACACAGGGTGGCGTGCCAGCTGTAGCCATGCCGTATTTTTTGGTGCATTCGCCCCTCATAGCGGGTGCATCGCCCACCTCTGGCGCTGAGGGGGCTGCCAGCAGCGGTCTGAGTTTCAGCGTGCCCACCGTGCTGTCGCCGGCTCGTTTTGTGATGGCAGGAGGGGCGTTTGGTGTGGTGGAAACACTGAACAGCCCCGAGCATCATGGGCACAGATTACCAGCAGCCACACTCTCTCCAGAGGGACCACGAGCACAAGAAAGCCCTGAACCAGCGCAAACACAG ACTCCTGTGACCCCAAAGGAAGCGGCAGGGGGGTCCAAATCTTTCTTCGAGACGCCTGGAGCCTTTGGGTGTCTCAGCACACCACCAGCGGCCCGCAAGAGAGGCTCCGCCCAGAGGAGGCTGGACATCGAGCGTGCCTCAGTCGATTAA
- the LOC127955900 gene encoding transcription factor E2F7 isoform X2: MDRRKMTPLKCEPVNGHKRVSSPDITHMTPNKHTERIHPDPWTPTANLKMLISAASPDIRDRDMKKTLFRPLENEEKAIEEDEEEELDDSCQYEASDDSERRPSRKQKSLGLLCQKFLALYPDYPETSEGINISLDEVASRLSVERRRIYDIVNVLESLMLVSRVAKNLYVWHGRSALPQTLQDLHQTGREQGYHLQMDQREGSSPCAAHHMQNTHANVSSSRRKDKSLRIMSQKFVMLFLVSKTQTVTLDTAAKILIEEGQDESSHSKYKTKVRRLYDIANVLTSLNLIKKLQVREEKSRKPVFKWIGPSDFHSSSDSDDLRVSAVQISTVGERREKMMRHSSFQVIPAPPVNQRRISSAPSTPHRPSTGEPVDYSRKRENTSAVCQLRFGDSVPASGSPVVLSPGLASLAVPLQMDVPYTSHPVSAQFAPHPLAFLPGLPQTPLLMVYGGHVPDAVGQKSPVSGHREEHLKKRERQVEEEDDQAAKRSKRSASIESETGETESLRRSPVCSRDGSPWDEASFGPTNEEDAGVLSSHYLYVPNTAGLNGLNFLMPAGHTQGGVPAVAMPYFLVHSPLIAGASPTSGAEGAASSGLSFSVPTVLSPARFVMAGGAFGVVETLNSPEHHGHRLPAATLSPEGPRAQESPEPAQTQTPVTPKEAAGGSKSFFETPGAFGCLSTPPAARKRGSAQRRLDIERASVD, encoded by the exons ATGGACCGAAGGAAAATGACCCCACTGAAGTGTGAGCCTGTGAATGGACATAAGAGAGTTTCCAGCCCAGATATCACCCATATGACCCCCAATAAACACACAGAGAGGATCCATCCGGACCCCTGGACCCCGACAGCCAACCTGAAGATGCTGATCAGCGCCGCCAGCCCAGATATCCGTGACAGAGACATGAAGAAAACCCTCTTCAGACCCCTTGAGAATGAAGAGAAGGCTatagaggaggatgaagaggaagaACTCGACGACTCGTGTCAG TATGAAGCGTCAGATGATTCTGAGAGGAGGCCCAGCCGTAAACAGAAGAGTTTGGGGCTTTTGTGTCAAAAATTTCTGGCCTTGTACCCTGATTACCCAGAAACCTCTGAAGGCATTAATATTTCTCTGGATGAGGTGGCCTCACGCTTGA GCGTTGAGAGGCGACGCATTTACGACATTGTGAACGTGCTGGAGTCTCTGATGCTGGTGAGCAGAGTGGCAAAGAACCTGTACGTGTGGCACGGACGCTCAGCTCTGCCACAGACCCTGCAGGATCTCCATCAGACGGGACGTGAGCAGGGCTACCATCTGCAGATGGACCAGAGAGAAGGAAGCAGCCCGTGTGCCGCCCACCACATGCAAAACACACACG CGAACGTCTCGTCCAGTAGACGAAAGGATAAATCGCTCCGTATCATGAGCCAGAAGTTTGTCATGCTGTTTCTGGTGTCCAAAACACAGACCGTTACCCTCGACACAGCTGCTAAGATCCTGATCGAAGAGGGCCAGGATGAGTCCAGCCACAGCAAATATAAAA ctAAGGTGAGACGTTTGTATGATATCGCGAATGTCCTGACCAGCCTGAATCTGATCAAGAAACTTCAAGTGCGAGAGGAAAAGAGTCGTAAACCTGTCTTCAAATGGATCGGACCCTCCGATTTCCACAGCAGCAGCG ATTCAGATGATTTGAGAGTCTCAGCGGTTCAGATCAGCACCGTCGGGGAACGACGGGAGAAGATGATGCGTCACTCCTCCTTTCAGGTCATTCCTGCACCTCCTGTCAATCAGAGGCGGATAAGCTCCGCCCCCAGCACGCCTCACAGACCTTCTACGG gcGAGCCGGTGGATTATTCTAGGAAGAGGGAGAACACCAGCGCAGTGTGTCAGCTGCGGTTTGGAGACAG TGTCCCGGCGAGTGGAAGTCCTGTAGTGTTGTCCCCTGGACTGGCATCACTAGCAGTCCCTCTTCAGATGGACGTCCCGTATACATCACATCCTGTTTCTGCCCAGTTCGCTCCTCACCCGTTAGCGTTCCTGCCCGGTCTGCCACAGACGCCCCTGCTCATGGTGTACGGCGGACACGTCCCAGACGCCGTCGGCCAGAAGTCACCCGTCTCAGGCCACAGGGAAGAACAtctgaagaagagagagagacaagtgGAAGAGGAGGATGATCAGGCAGCTAAACGAAGCAAACGCTCTGCTTCCATAGAAAGTGAAACG GGTGAGACTGAGAGTCTGAGAAGGTCTCCAGTCTGCTCTCGAGATGGTTCTCCGTGGGACGAGGCCTCGTTTGGGCCGACGAATGAGGAAGATGCAGGAGTGCTGTCCTCTCATTACCTCTATGTTCCCAACACAGCAG GTCTGAACGGTTTGAACTTCCTCATGCCGGCGGGACACACACAGGGTGGCGTGCCAGCTGTAGCCATGCCGTATTTTTTGGTGCATTCGCCCCTCATAGCGGGTGCATCGCCCACCTCTGGCGCTGAGGGGGCTGCCAGCAGCGGTCTGAGTTTCAGCGTGCCCACCGTGCTGTCGCCGGCTCGTTTTGTGATGGCAGGAGGGGCGTTTGGTGTGGTGGAAACACTGAACAGCCCCGAGCATCATGGGCACAGATTACCAGCAGCCACACTCTCTCCAGAGGGACCACGAGCACAAGAAAGCCCTGAACCAGCGCAAACACAG ACTCCTGTGACCCCAAAGGAAGCGGCAGGGGGGTCCAAATCTTTCTTCGAGACGCCTGGAGCCTTTGGGTGTCTCAGCACACCACCAGCGGCCCGCAAGAGAGGCTCCGCCCAGAGGAGGCTGGACATCGAGCGTGCCTCAGTCGATTAA